GAATGGTACTCAAAAGTTGAACTTGtactataaaaatttctatctaTTTACCAGGTCGATCCGTATATAACACCGCAGTAACAACCGACTATTTGCTGAACGAAAAGTGTCGGATCTCGTGCTCTGCGCAGTTATGAAACGTCCTTTCAATTGCGGTTCTAGAGGTAGATTGTAGCCCTTATAGGCATGTCGAACCGGTGAGAGATAACGAAAGATTGAGCTGGCTAGGCGCGATAAGCGCACTTCTCCGCGTTAGTCATTTAGCATAGGACGAGAAGAGCCCCACTTACGAGTGACACGCACACTATGGGCGCGAAAAACATTTTACGTAACTAATACACAAGCTGCGGGCGAGGTTTAGGCAATGGAAATGGAATGTTCGACCAGGCATGATTACACGCAAGGCGATAAAGTGCAACGATATTACAGGTATGTAATCGTTACCTTAAGCCGGGGATGAATATCAGGCATTGCCGCGGATCATTCCAGATCGGCAAGTTTGATCCGTGCGTTACTGCATGCGGGGCGCGAAACGGGGATGATAAATCTGTGCGGGCACTTTGTTTctatgtatattgtacacgCGTTTTttgggtttcttttttcagagTGCAAAACGTCACATGCTGTCGGAACTCGTGTTAGCCGCGCTCGCGATACTGACAGTGAGAAGCGGACTCCGGGAACGTGACGTCGCAGCCTCCGTAGAGGATCAATATGACCGCGCGAGAGTCTCGCTCAGACCGCGGGAGGGCAAACACCCGACCTGGTCAGCCGGCCTTAGCACACTGACACACTCCAAGAATCCTAGAACACTGAGCCGACGCCTGGACCAAGAGTAGAGCCCAGGTTTACGCCAGTCTACGCCAGTTTACGGCTATTGAATAAGGAAGGAGCATAGAGAACTGAGTGCGGACAATCGGTCACAAGGCGCAGGCGGGTTTTCACCCGCTTCGTAGGTATAATTACAGAAATTCGGGCTTAAGGGACAAGACGAAGAATTCTACGAACGTAACccaattttatttgtattaaTCAAGGAAAAAACCGCGCAGTTAGTAATCAGTGATTTTCCCCTTTATTCAGATATCAAGTGACTCGAAAGTATTTTTGGACTACTTGAATCTAAACAGTTTTATTTCCTCGTCGCAGACTGTCTTCAGCGAGCGGTTTCAAACTTTTTGCTTTAATTTACTAAAATACTAAGTCCTACTTGTGGGTAGGTAACTATTGTTTTTTCGTTGCCAGCAGGGTCGATCACAGAATTCAGATCATCAATCAATTTCGAACTTATTAACGTCAATTATTTTCCGTTTAAAATGATCTCTTCTCAAAATGGCAACGCAGAAGATAACTTTTAGAGTCCCTACAATCACGATCATATAAGCCTTTTTGCTATGCGCATCATTAGGAGGATCATAGTCGTATGATAGATAAGCAGAAAATTTTAAGTTATCAAACACTTCAAGGCCTGAATATTACGTAATATCTGAGTGAATAAATACGAACGTGCCAAACAATCCAGGCATTCGTATAAATCTGGACAACCGGCTAATGGCAATCAAGTTCCGGAAAACttggaatttttaaacatattaCTCATGAATCTCTGGTCGCCTTCAAACGTCATACATACTTGTTATTCATTCCCTTTTCGGAGCAGAACGCAATACTGGCATATCAACATTTTCTAATCTATCGGTTTAACGATAAACCAACGGGGACCAGATAGGAAAGTAGTGTGTGTCTTGGTACAATATCGATTTATTTACAACCATCCAATACCCGGCAAAGTACACCGTGTAGAAGGCGCGTAACAAGTATAAAATAGATGATGATGTCTGCCTGATTATCGGAACATATTATAGCAACTCACGTACGCTCAAGACTTCCTTTTACCTTCGAACTTATGACCAGAACGTTTTATTGAATTccgatttcttttctttcaagtaTCGTCTTGCAGCATATCTCATATACCCCCCTCCCGACTTTTCTCTCCAAAATGAGGACAGCTACGTATGAATTATGTAATAACTTTGAGTCATGAGATTTTACATAAAACGTGAGAAATTCGCGGTGATTATTGATAAGGATACAAACAAATTATGTTCTAGAAGCGTAACGCCTCATGCAGTTTCATGCTTTCAACTTCATACTCACATAGATATTTGTGAAAACAGTTTGCTGAGCaagatttgaaagaaattagtACATACCTACTAAGAATGCCAACGGCAGAAAGGAAGAAATTCAACTCCTCTGACTGACGCATCGGAACGGCAGCGGGTGGTAAACTGTGATAATTCATCGACTGGCCTCCGTCCAATACCCAACACACGCCGCCGCGTGATATAACTTATTCGATTTTATGCATTCGTTTTGTTCGTATCTATCCCCAATTCCCAGACGTCTGAACAGAGAATTCACTGCGGTGATATCAGGAGTTGCATAACTTTCTGTAAAATACCTACGACAAATGACTCGAGGTTTTCAAGATCTCCTTCATCTGTAGAAATCAGTTACATTCCAAGCTTTTATTCGAATCATTGTGCAACGTGCAGCAAAACAAGCCTCATTTGATAAACAATACGCACATTGTCTATATTTGAACGCGTGAATTTGAATCCGGTTACAcatataaaacaaataaaaaacaaaaaacaaacaataagaataattatatacctTTCACATGATGCGTTTAAAACTATGTTTAACAGCGGCACTAACAGTCAACGTACAATTAAACTCGTGCCAATTCGTAATCcaaaattaacaaaacaaTATCTCGCCCCGTGTCAACAGTGTGCTCATCACGGGTGTATGAAAGGTTGCAGCCTTGATTGTACGCAGGGGTATCGTTGCATCCACAGAGTGACTATATGCATGCTACTTAGGGGGGTGCCCGGGTCGATTTCGACATTGACGTATATAACTCTAAATAGCAAAGTCCACGTATCTTAAAGACGAAAAAGACGTCATAGTCccattctatacgcaattcACAACAAAAATGCATCAACACATTTTCATtcgacgcagaaataaagaagtgGCTTGTACTCTACGAAATCGCAgtagtaaattcgtagattTCAATATGCCGTTTCCTTATTTCatcgtgaaatgaaaatgtattggagtgtttttgttcagagtTGCGTATAGAATGGGGCTCTTGAGCTCTTGAGCTCTTGTTTGAATTTGAGATACGTAGACTTTGATGTttagatatattatatacgccAAAGTCGAAATCGACCAAGGCACCTCCATAACAGAGATTTAATCCAACTAATGTCTTTACGCCATGGttcgaaaaatagaaaatgcaTCGATTCAGGAGTATTAAAACCTAGGAAGTAGCTGTTGGCAATCAACCGAACGTATATCAAAACGAGCattgatcgaaaaataaaagaattgtaAATATGGTCGCAGGGTCAATAATGAAGAACAGCAGCCGTTTTAacaaacataacataaccttTTACCCTATACGATTATACGAAACTATggtaacaattatttatttatacggaGAGACATGCCTTCTATAGGTATTTGCATAGCCCCAAAATAGCATCCAAATTTGCGAAAGTAAACGTGCCTATAATAATGAACTGAAGCGATGGTGACTAGGGattgaataacaaatttttcgattatgaCACCAGTACTAGTTATTATCGTACGTATGTATTACGTACAGTGCCATTGGACGAAACAGAGCAACAGATTGCCAAGTATAAAATACTTCTAGGCAAGACAAACAACATATTTTTGCGCGATGTACTCGCTGCTATTTATACATGCTCATAATACACAGGTTAGAATTCGTTCGATGCCGTAGGCGAAGAGTCTAGTGGTAATTAAGTACTCACGTGCGTGGGCTGCGGATTTCGCGAGGGCGAAATAATCAGTGCGTCCTTCTACGTTCTACGCCGGAGGAAAACCCGTGTTTGTCGTGAGTGGGTAGCAGGATAGctgagaaagaagaaacggtGAGCGGGATGCGCGACGAATTGTCGTAAAAAGTTCCGTTCACGCAACGATCGTAGGATAGGCGTGAAAGTGACATAAGAGATTAGACATGAAGCGTCTTCTGCTGGAAGCAACTGTTAGGTTTTCATTCCGAAGGGAATGCAACCTAAGCTCGTTATGATTTACGTAATGAAGCGATGGACGCTCGCTGCGAGACAATAGACTGCGATATTCTATTAAAATCGCAGGAAAACAAGAAATTACTAATCCAACATCTCCGGCATCACACCCCTCCTAACCTCAAAGACAGGTGAATGTCCAAGGAGCCTCGAAGAAGACCGCAAATTTCGGTTCGCGCAAGATTTGTCAGATAATGAAATCCATAAGCTGATTACAATTAATCGAGAAAAGACGGAGACGTCCAACTCCAGTCAAAGATGTATAGTATAATTGGTAAGAATTTAAACATACGTACGCCCTGCTCAGCCTTCTCCATGGGGTTGAACGAGTGCCTTCTTTTTATGCCGTACAAAAACGCTGGTCGTTTACGGGAAATTACGACAGGACAAGAAAAGCACTCGAAGGTGTACAGCCTGCGTAAGCACTGGTTCTCAAGATACACAGAGTACATAAAGAACCTTcaaaaaagtttggaaaaaagttttcctaAGACAATGCATGTATACAGAGTATTCAGCATCGGAACGAAAGACTTCTACAGAGATCTAAAACTATACTTTGCtgtgcaaaagaaaaaacggagTGTCGGTATAGACAATCTTTCCTTAGAAGAGCTGCAGTTACTTTACACAATGCCAAAGGATGTCATGAAGCTTACTCCGTTTCTCTTAACTGCTGCACTGCCTATGGCCAACTACGTCGTTTTGCCCATAGGGTATTACTTtccaagaatatttttaacttcACAGTTTTGGGACCTTCAGCAGAGACTGGACTTTGCGCTGTTGGATCACAAGTATCGACTAAAACATAACAAGCCTCTGTTCAGATGTGTGCAAGCTAGTCTAAATAAAATAGATGATCAGGTATTAAGGGAAAAATGGAACGAAGTGATAGCTACTTTGGGTGCAGGCAGACATCCTGCTACCCAAGATATTATTGAATGTAAAGTATTGTTCGAGGAAGCACCTTACTCGCTCAAATCGCTCCGAAGAAAACACCTGGTACTATGCCAACATAATGCAGTTTTAGGTTTTAATATTGCGTATTAaggtatcatttttcaaatttttactaccATACTTTTTCTTCCAGAGGGAGTTATTGGCAATCCACAAAATGACCAGGTGGTTACCGTACAAAAGACAAAGGCTGTTGGACAAAGGGATGGTAATTAAGAGAATGGACCAAGCTATAGAAGCCGGTGGTGGGGTGCACAAGATGCCAAGTGATGCTCTGCGATGGGTCAGTAGCTGCAGCTAATAATGATGAAGTGCCCATTCATCTTCAATCCGCGATTTTAATTTAACATAATGtacattacatttttttttattataggCGTTATTCTTCAGAGGATTGAACCCTGTAAACATGTCAACGGATGATATGCGAAACTGGCTCAGTAGCTGGCTCACAGTTTCATCgactgtggaaaaaaaaaatatttcattactcCTGCACTGTCCAATACTGCTAGCTTATAATCACGAGACAAACTGGACACTACTGTATTATTAGCCAGGAatgcgaaatttttctaccattgaaatttttctacttctataaaatttttaatataaagcAGGGTTGATGTGATGGAATATCAAGCAGGATTGTAAAGTCTGAATATAGGTAGATAcgtattttacaaaaaattgtgtaaCAGTATTCACGATGTAAGTGCTGCTTGACCTACACTTTTTGTCCCAAAAAATAGGATTGTTGAATGCTAAGGCTCACTTGAAAGTTGATTGACTAATTACACTTTTCGGTAGTACACAAGAATTTCCACGAATAACATACAATGAAGCAATGCTAAATTTATACTTACCGGAGTTAATATATCAAAGTTTGCAAGCGAGCTTCCTATGCTTCttctaataattatttcgAGTATTACTGCTGCAATAGAAAATGCTCGTTGTTTGACAATACAAAGTACAAAATAGAATCGATATGTTTCAGTATATAATTCTACGATGCATCACAAACGAATAATTTAGTCAAATAGATGAAACACTATCAtggtaagaaaataaaagataatgtgtatatatttatttatatgcatatgtatacatataagaatatatatatttattgccaaatatctttattgtgtacttatttatacataaattacaaattagaaaatatattgctttgcaacaataattacataattttgaacGTATAGGCTATTTACCGCTATTACATTcgttatattcaattttcaaatatcacaGATTGAGCAGTTACTCTCTGGGAGGACAAGCTACGTGTTATATCAAAAcatcaataaaatttcattaacaattaaattcattatatCATTTACAAAGTAACATGTTCGTCAACGCAGTGGAAAATAATTAGACTActctttggaaaaaattccaagatcACTGATGATTGATTCTGGCATACAATCCCTTATAATTAATGAGATTATCATTAACtgatacaaaattttgacaattgaTTTGATGAAAACTTCCCCCAGACAGTATCATCAGAGGTAAACATTGGTAGACAAAAATTGGCAATTAACTAATCAATCGGGATATAAGCAGGTAGCGGACCAAGGGGAATTCTTTTAGGGCAACTATCTACTTCAATACAATCATCGTTGTTTTCATTGATGGTCACTTCATTACTATCATTAGCTTTGTGTAGTCCTTCATTATTGCCTGGCATTTCAGCAATTTTGACACTCTTCATAATTTGAACActattaagaatttttttcctttttttttctatatccCCTCTTGAGCTACCTGCTTCATCATAATATCGTTTTCTATCTTCAGTACACAAGAAATTTACGCCAGTTGATTCagatttgcttattttttttctggtaaCTACTTTTCTTTGGAAAGACTTGTTCAATTGTTTACATTCGGTTGAACTGGACTTGTGAGGGTAAGGACAATACTTACCTTTCGCACAGATTCCCGACCTCTCAAACTCCGGACATACGTACACGTGGCGCTGTTTACACTgtgcaagaaatttttttccagaaacGATAATGTGAGTCTTACTATTTACATTACAATCCATCTCTGTCTTTCCTAGCATTAACCAATGATCAAAATGtcggtttcaaaaaatttgtagacaacagaaaagaagaaaagtatCATTCAAACTACCTGTATTAGGAAAATCTCTGAGCAAGAATAATGTCAGAACATGTGAAATCGAGTTTAAATGAAAAGAAGAGTGTATGAGAATATGGAGTTATTTGTATGATTGAAGAGCTAGTTAGTAAGTCTCAAATACAAAGACATGTTATACAtaagtttttactttttcgctagccaatttcaaaatcattaaaCAAACTCACCTTGTTGGCTTCGACGCAGTACCCTCGCAGAAACTGTGTACATATTGGCGTGTTGGGCGAAACCTTAACGTGAAGATAAGGGCATTGATCACGATTGCAGCAACCCTccagaaaatatttacaagtagGCATCTTTTCAGGGCAGACGGCGTGCGACATCTGACAGTTATCTAGCAAGCATTTCCCCTGCAGAAAACTAAAGCCACGATTAAATTTCAGCTAGTATCAAAAGGAATGGGGTCTTGATAGTAAAGTACTTATGACAATTTTGTTGCTAAGTATTGTTCCGTTAACTTATAATGTGCGaaacaaagaagaaacaaaaaatattgtatgtatgATGATTTGACAAGCAAACTGAGAGACGATAGTAACACTGGCgaaatgttgtaaaaataaacacagttcgaaaaaacgaaatagaaaaaaaaaaattaatttactttcTACAAAGTGCAACTTGTTTCTTGTCGTGCAGTCTAGGACAGGTACTCTTCACCTGACCGGCACAATACCCAAACTTTTGGAATATCAAACAGGGCTGATTATTTTTACGCATCTTATTTCGCAAGATTTGTATACTCCGCTGCTTCACTTTGGTACTGAAAGTAAAGTATAGTAGGTTAGGTAtcttttttatgaaaatccATTAGAGCAAAAAGTTCCATCATTAATTACAATTACCTAATGCTGCGTTTAGTGTGTGCTCTCACTAAAACATTGGGTGCTCTTTCTACAAAAGTCATACCGCCAATATCGACTCGGGATACTGGATTGGGGCACTTTAAATTTCCAGAGTTATTCGCAGACGTGCACAACCTACGGAGTTTCTTACCATTGCTAGCCATTACAAATCGATCACCTTTAACGTTTATTACACAACGTTttcctgaaataattttatgagcaagtgaaaaaaaacaatagttaaaaaaaatgttagtcAATACATAATGGGAGCTGAATTCACTATATCTATATCTAATTTCACACATTTCAATCAAATGTCAGAAGTTTCActtaaaacaaaaacatgcAATAAAGAAGAATTGTAATGATTTTTATACTCTTTGATGGTTGTGGATCATTAAGGCTGCGAACCAGTTGGTTTCTTGAAGatttgtataatattccaCCAATCCGCACTAAACCAGTCATAGAACCTCTGAAAAGAGATAATTTGTAGAAATATGAACGctaaaaatgaatcgtttaaaaaattagcaaGCACTTACGATGCCTTCTTATTGGCAAGTTTCGTGCTACTTTTACCAATAGACAATCTCCTCCTGACTTTTTGAAGATGAGTGCGATcgattttgtatttattcaacCCAGCTTGACGACCTTTGAGATTTCGTGGAACTGCACTTGAGGTACCATTTAAATTCACACGTTCAATGACTAGTTTGTATTTAGTGGCGAACATAGTTTTCCTCAAATTAGAGTTAGACAGCCTTCTGGCTTTCCCTGGATTTAAGGGTGAAATCGCAGGTCCCGATTTACTACATCTTTTTACTCTCACAAGTTTTCTTCGCGACAGTAATACTAAATTGGAATTGCTTAATCTCTTTGCTCCCAGATTTAGCGTAGGATTAATTTTAACTAGTTTCGTTTTTGATTGATctataaaattaatatcgcCTTCAGGCGTCTTCAAATCTAAATTGGATTTCTGCATCCGATTTGCTGAATTTCCTGGTTTCTCTTTAACAGCTGAAAGTTCTTTCATTAATCTTGGATTGACGTGAACAGAGGATTTCACTTTGGATTCATAAACTGAATTTTGTCGAACAACTACACGGCCACAAGACGTCTCATCAAAACTTTGTGTAGCAAAGTTTCTAATCATGTTTGGATTAACGTGAACTAATGGCTTTGCTCCCATTCTAGGATTAATATGAATCCCAGGTAATTTTGGTTTGAAGTTAGGATTCACATGAACTCTTCCTGACGGCAACGACTGCTTGATGTAACTATATTTGCTATGGTTATGTCTTTCCATTGCACACGCAGGGTGAGGTTGATATGAGAATTTTGTATCCTCCCGCTTGGCAAGTGAAGTATCATTGATCctcatttttttatgttgcTCTATCAGCCCTAAAATCAAAACAACAGAAAGATTCAATGCTCAGAGATATCCTgagtttagaaaaatttcgatttttgtcaCGCAAGATTTACCGAATGGAAACATGACGGAGATCAGTCAAATATCGATATGAAAAACATGCCTACAACTACCAGCAGTAAGAAAAGCTAGTTGCGAAAGTATTTTTGCACATGTGTACAGTATCAATTAGTCATTTCGACGAGATATCTGGGATAGTAAAATCCACCGTTTAAATGACGAGCGGATAAGATTGTCGGAATGTTTCAATGGCAGTGAGTCATGCACAACAAATCACGGTAACGAGTTTCTACTACGTCGTAGTTGCACTTACAAGTCAGGTTAGAAAGTTCAATATGAAGATTCCCTTCCATACTGACCCCAAGTGTCATAAAACAGTGTTTTAAGAACCAAAGTTATTCTCTACTTAAAATTAGTGTAACCACGAAGTAAAAGAAACGATATttggtttaatttttaacaattcaCACGTAAGGACACAGTACAACTTTTCCTTGGCACACGTAACGAAAAGTGACAGGATACTCGATCACGAAAGCTGGAAACAGTGGAACGTTACATTTTAACATGGCGGACAGGCGTGCGTTGCGTGCGCGTGTGTACGTCAGAAAAGGAGAAGGGACGAAGGCTGCGATttattgtactatttttattcgaatcagCATAGACAACGTAGTACGCAGTAGCGTACGCTTCGTACTCCCACCAATCGGAAGACATAACAGGTGATTTCACAGTTGTTCGATTTGAAGTGGATTCGAAGTCGTGAGTGGTTAGGAAACAGATGAAAGTCGCCGCGGTGTAAACAGCGTTCGATAATGTTAGAAGGGGTGAAACACGTTGTTTTAGTCTTATCCGGAAAAGGTGGTGTCGGGAAATCTACGGTCAGCACTCAGTTGGCGTTGACACTGAAGGAGGCGGGCTTCAAGGTAAAAATTCACTTACTAAATCGTTGACGAGGTTATGTACCAACAACTGTCACGTATTTCAGGTCGGTTTACTGGACGTTGACTTATGCGGCCCTAGCATCCCTTATTTGTTGAATTTGGAGGGAAAGGATGTCCACCAGTCGACCAAAGGGTAAAGCGTCACTTTGATAAATTCccagaaaacaataaaacattAAATTGACTACACGTATCTTATATCACTGCCACACGTAATTTTGATAGTGGATACAATTACGTACTTTTGCAGAAAATGTCCGCTTTAAGTCTTTCACGCCAAgtttaaattttcgtaaacACTTTAGATGGGTTCCAGTTTACGCAGACGA
This is a stretch of genomic DNA from Neodiprion fabricii isolate iyNeoFabr1 chromosome 2, iyNeoFabr1.1, whole genome shotgun sequence. It encodes these proteins:
- the LOC124176019 gene encoding LETM1 domain-containing protein 1 yields the protein MYSIIGKNLNIRTPCSAFSMGLNECLLFMPYKNAGRLREITTGQEKHSKVYSLRKHWFSRYTEYIKNLQKSLEKSFPKTMHVYRVFSIGTKDFYRDLKLYFAVQKKKRSVGIDNLSLEELQLLYTMPKDVMKLTPFLLTAALPMANYVVLPIGYYFPRIFLTSQFWDLQQRLDFALLDHKYRLKHNKPLFRCVQASLNKIDDQVLREKWNEVIATLGAGRHPATQDIIECKVLFEEAPYSLKSLRRKHLRELLAIHKMTRWLPYKRQRLLDKGMVIKRMDQAIEAGGGVHKMPSDALRWALFFRGLNPVNMSTDDMRNWLSSWLTVSSTVEKKNISLLLHCPILLAYNHETNWTLLYY
- the LOC124176016 gene encoding zinc finger CCCH domain-containing protein 3, with the protein product MTLGVSMEGNLHIELSNLTWLIEQHKKMRINDTSLAKREDTKFSYQPHPACAMERHNHSKYSYIKQSLPSGRVHVNPNFKPKLPGIHINPRMGAKPLVHVNPNMIRNFATQSFDETSCGRVVVRQNSVYESKVKSSVHVNPRLMKELSAVKEKPGNSANRMQKSNLDLKTPEGDINFIDQSKTKLVKINPTLNLGAKRLSNSNLVLLSRRKLVRVKRCSKSGPAISPLNPGKARRLSNSNLRKTMFATKYKLVIERVNLNGTSSAVPRNLKGRQAGLNKYKIDRTHLQKVRRRLSIGKSSTKLANKKASGSMTGLVRIGGILYKSSRNQLVRSLNDPQPSKRKRCVINVKGDRFVMASNGKKLRRLCTSANNSGNLKCPNPVSRVDIGGMTFVERAPNVLVRAHTKRSISTKVKQRSIQILRNKMRKNNQPCLIFQKFGYCAGQVKSTCPRLHDKKQVALCRNFLQGKCLLDNCQMSHAVCPEKMPTCKYFLEGCCNRDQCPYLHVKVSPNTPICTQFLRGYCVEANKCKQRHVYVCPEFERSGICAKGKYCPYPHKSSSTECKQLNKSFQRKVVTRKKISKSESTGVNFLCTEDRKRYYDEAGSSRGDIEKKRKKILNSVQIMKSVKIAEMPGNNEGLHKANDSNEVTINENNDDCIEVDSCPKRIPLGPLPAYIPID